A window from Argopecten irradians isolate NY chromosome 3, Ai_NY, whole genome shotgun sequence encodes these proteins:
- the LOC138318904 gene encoding signal recognition particle 14 kDa protein-like, protein MVLLENDAFLSELTRLFQKGRSSGSVMLTMKRYDGRTKPEPRKGKLPEPSEYKCLIRANLGNKKITTVVNPKDVNKFHMAYTNVLKGNMDGLKKKDKKSAAKSKAKATQ, encoded by the exons ATGGTGCTCCTCGAAAATGATGCG TTTCTTAGCGAACTCACCCGGTTATTCCAGAAAGGCCGATCATCTGGTTCCGTTATGCTGACGATGAAAAGAT ATGATGGCAGAACCAAGCCGGAGCCAAGGAAAGGAAAACTTCCAGAACCAAGTGAATATAAATGTTTGATCAGAGCAAATTTAGGAAACAAGAAAATAACTACAGTT GTAAACCCAAAAGACgtaaataaattccatatg GCTTATACCAATGTACTAAAAGGTAATATGGATGGACTgaagaaaaaagataaaaaatctGCAGCCAAGAGTAAAGCAAAGGCTACTCAGTAA
- the LOC138318903 gene encoding DNA-directed RNA polymerase II subunit RPB7, whose product MFYHVSLEHEILLHPRYFGPNLLNIVKQKLFTEVEGTCTGKYGFVIAVTTIDNIGAGLIQPSRGFVVYPVKYKAIVFRPFKGEVLDAVVTQVNKVGLFTEIGPLSCFISRHSIPADMEFDPNSNPPCYKTKDEDVVIQQDDEIRIKIVGTRVDAKDIFAIGTLMDDYLGLVS is encoded by the exons ATGTTTTACCAC GTGTCTCTAGAGCATGAAATTCTTCTCCATCCAAGATACTTTGGACCAAATCTACTGAATATAGTCAAACAGAAGTTATTTACAGAAGTTGAAGGAACCTGCACTGGAAA GTATGGGTTTGTTATAGCAGTTACCACCATTGACAACATAGGTGCAGGTTTGATCCAGCCAAGTCGAGGGTTTGTGGTCTATCCTGTCAAGTACAAGGCCATTGTGTTTAGACCATTCAAAGGAGAAGTGTTAGATGCTGTTGTCACTCAGGTCAACAAG GTTGGATTGTTTACAGAAATTGGTCCGCTGTCCTGCTTTATATCTCGACAT tCAATTCCTGCGGATATGGAATTTGACCCTAATTCTAACCCACCATGTTACAAGACTAAAGATGAG GATGTAGTCATACAGCAAGATGATGAGATCAGAATTAAGATTGTTGGTACACGAGTTGATGCCAAGGACATT TTTGCAATTGGGACACTAATGGATGACTATTTAG GCCTGGTGAGCTAA